The following are encoded together in the Zingiber officinale cultivar Zhangliang chromosome 8A, Zo_v1.1, whole genome shotgun sequence genome:
- the LOC122011179 gene encoding expansin-A10-like: MEAKSKQISGGKEKMAMGTAMSAVAVGVVISVVALVASTAVASGGWQIADATFYGDMSGRATMGGDCGYSDLFAQGYGLANTAVSGVLFNNYETCGACYEVRCFNDTRRCRPGSSIMVTVVGK; encoded by the coding sequence ATGGAAGCAAAGAGCAAGCAGATCAGCGGAGGGAAAGAGAAGATGGCAATGGGAACGGCGATGAGTGCGGTTGCCGTGGGTGTAGTGATCTCGGTGGTGGCTCTCGTGGCCTCTACTGCGGTGGCGAGTGGCGGATGGCAAATCGCCGACGCTACGTTCTACGGCGACATGTCCGGTAGAGCCACCATGGGCGGCGACTGCGGCTATAGCGATCTGTTCGCGCAGGGGTACGGTCTGGCCAACACCGCCGTCTCCGGCGTGCTGTTCAATAACTACGAGACCTGCGGCGCGTGCTACGAGGTGCGGTGCTTCAACGACACGCGGCGGTGCCGGCCCGGGAGCAGCATCATGGTGACCGTTGTAGGAAAATAA